The DNA region CGCCGCCGCGACGGGGCATGCGTCGGATGGCACGCGCGCCTGGCTGGGCGAAATCGACCATGGTCCCGACGAAGGGCAACCCGAATCCGACGTACTCGCTCGCATCGGTGCACAGGCGCTGGCCGACTGGGACGAACGCGGCATCGCGCCCGATGGTTGGATCGTCGATGCCGACGCCCGCATCGCGGCATGGCGCGTTTTTTTTACAGAAGCGGGGGAAGGGGCCGACCTGCTCGTCACCAGCAACGGCGCGGCCCGTTTCGCCCTGATCGCCGCCGGACTGCCGCTGGCATCGCTCAAGCTGCGCACCGGCGCATTCGGCGAACTGCTCGTGGATGACAACGGCACTGTCACGCTGGCCTGCTGGGACGAGCGTCCACTTTAACCCTTATACAATAATGCTACGTGTTCCCGCGCAGGCGGGAACCCAGTCCCGCCCTATGGGCCATATACGTCAGCCGCACTCCACGGTAACATGCTCCATCCGCGGCAGGGCACGCACTTTCGCGCGCACCCGGGGCGCATCGGCGCCAGGCGCCAAGCTGATGATCGCCGCATGCGCATGCGGCCCGATGCGCCACACATGCAGGTCGCGAATGGTCGCGCCTTCCCCCTCGGCCACTCGCCGCACCGTCGCCATCAGCGCCGGTTCGGCGGTGTCCAGCAGGATCGCGGCGGTATCCTTCATCAAGCCCCAGGCCCAGCGCGCGATCACCGCCGCGCCCAGCAGGCCGACCGCCGGGTCCATCCACCACCAACCCAGATAGCGCCCCGCCAGCAACGCGCCGATCGCCAGCACCGACGTCAGCGCATCGGTCAGCACATGCACATAGGCAGCGCGCAGATTATTGTCGGCATAGCCATGCCCCTGCGCATTGCCATGATCATGCCCGTGATCGTGGCTATGGTCATGCCCCAGCAAGACCGCGCTGATGATGTTGATCACCAGCCCCACGACTGCGACCAAAGTCGCCTCGCCAAAGGCGACATGGATCGGCTCGAACAGCCGCATCCCCGATTCGACCGCTATGAACAGCGCAGTCACCCCCAGCAGCAGTGCGGAAGCAAAGCCCGACAGGTCGCCCACCTTGCCCGTCCCGAACGTATAGCGCGGATTGCGCGCATGACGCCGGGCATAGCCATAGGCCGCCGCCGCCACCGCCAGCGCGCCCGCATGGGTCGCCATATGGAACCCGTCCGCCAGCAGTGCCATCGATCCGGTGATCCAGCCGAAGACGATCTCCACCACCATCGTCGCTGCGGTCAGCCATACGACCCAGATCGTCCGCTTCGCATTCTGGTCATGCCCGGCGGACAGGTAGATATGATCGAAATAATGGCTTTCCTCGCCATCGTCGGACCCGGTGTCTGCGTTCAGGGGTGCAGCCATGGCGTCGGCATGGCGATGGCCGCCATGATCATGGTCGTGGTGATGATCGTCGTGCATCGTCATTTCCCGTATCGGCGGATCAGCGCCAGCATTTCCTCGGTCGCGGCCTGGCGCGCTGCATCACTCAGTCCCGGCCGGGCGACATGCTCGCGCATATGCTGCTCGATCAGTTCCTCCATCAGGCTCCCCACCGCGCCGCGCACCGATGCGACCAGTTGCAACGTTTCCGAACAGCCCGCATCGCCGGACAACTGCCGCTCCACGGCGGCTACCTGTCCTGCAATCCGGCGTACCCGCGCCAACAATTTTTCTCGATCCGCGACGATATGCATAGGATACCCCCCTATCCTATATGTAGGTATTTGCAAAGGGGGCGTTGATCGATGGCGTGCTCCCCGCTCGGGTGGGAACCTAGTTCTGCCGTCAACGCTTCGTTCCGGCCTTCACTTGGACCCGGACACCTTCTACCACGTGCCTATGAAGACCGATCTCGACTGCGACCTCGCCATCATCGGCGGCGGCCTGGCCGGTGGGCTGATCGCGCTCGCCTTCGCCGCCCTGCGCCCCGATGTCCGGCTGCTATTGGTGGAGCAAGGGGACCGGCCCGGCGGCAACCATATCTGGTCCTTCTTCGACGGCGATGTCGCGCCCGCCGATCGCTGGCTGGTCGATCCGCTGATCGCCCATCGCTGGCCGCAGGGACATAGCGTCCATTTCCCGGGCTATCAGCGGGATCTGGCGACCCCCTATAACAGCGTTTCAACTGTCCAATTCGCTGTCGCACTCGAACGCGCATTGGGTGATCGGCTGCTGACCGGCACGACGGTGCAAAAGGTCGGCCCGCAATCGGTAAAACTGGCCGACCACTGCACCATCCGGGCATCGGCCGTCATTGATGCCCGCGGCGCAGGCGACCTGTCGGCGCTACGCTGCGGCTGGCAGAAATTCGTCGGCCATACCTTGAGTCTCGATGCGCCCCATGGCGTCGACCGTCCGATCATCATGGACGCGACGGTCGATCAGATCGACGGCTATCGATTCGTCTATCTGCTGCCCTGGGACGACCGCACCCTCTTCATCGAGGACACCTATTATAGCGACACGCCGGACCTCGACGTGCCAGCGCTCGACGCCCGCATCGCGGCCTATGCCCAAGCGAAAGGCTGGCATGGCGATATCGTCCATCGCGAACAGGGCGTCCTGCCGGTCGTCCATGGCGGCGATTTCGACCTTTATTGGCCCAAGGACGATCCGGTCGCCCGCGCTGGCGTGCGCGCCGGCTTGTTCCAGCCGATGACCGGCTATTCCCTGCCCGACGCCGTGCGGTTCGCGCTCTGGCTGGCGGACCAGCCACTTGACGGCCTACCCGTTGCAACCCGCGCCTATGCCAGGGCGCATTGGCGGCGGGGCGGCTATTACCGGCTCCTGGGAAAAATGCTCTTCGGCGCGGCTGCCCCCGACCAGCGCTGGCGCATCTTTGCGCGCTTCTATCGTCTGGCGCCGGACCTGATCCAGCGCTTCTATGCGGGCCGTTCGTCCATGACTGACCGTTTGCGCATCTTGTGCGGACGCCCGCCTGTACCCATAAGGGACGCCATGCGAACATTATGGAACCCGCCCGCCTGATGACCAACAGGACAGCGATCGTCATCGGCGCGGGCTTTGGCGGCCTGGCGCTGGCCATCCGCCTGCAATCGGCCGGTATCGACACGACCCTGGTCGAAGGACGCGATCGCCCCGGCGGCCGCGCCTATATGTGGGAAAAGGACGGCTTCACCTTTGATGCCGGGCCGACCGTCATCACCGACCCGGACTGCCTGGCCGAACTCTGGCGTCTGTCGGGCCATGACATGGCGCAGGACGTCACCCTGATGCCGGTGTCGCCTTTCTACCGGCTCAACTGGCGCGACGGCACCAATTTCGATTACAGCAACGACGAAGCCGCGCTGCGCGCCGAAATCGCCAAGCTCGATCCGGGCGACGTCGCGGGCTATGACCGCTTCTGCGATTATGCCGCGGGCGTCTTTGAAGAGGGCTATCGTAAGCTCGGCTCGGTCGCCTTCCTCGACTTCGCCTCGATGATCAAGGCGGCGCCCAGCCTCGCCAAATATCAGGCGTGGCGCTCGGTCTATTCGGTCGTCGCGAGCCATGTGAAGAATGAAAAGCTACGCGAGGCTTTGTCCTTCCACACGCTTTTGGTCGGCGGCAATCCGATGAAGACCAGCGCCATCTACGCCCTGATCCACAAGCTGGAGAAGGATGGCGGCGTCTGGTTCGCCAAAGGTGGCACCAATCGGCTCGTTCAGGGCATGGCGACCCATTTCGAACGGCTCGGCGGCACGCTGCGCCTGGGCGATCCCGTCACCCGCATCGAAACCTATGGCGACAAGGCGACCGCCGTCCACACCGCATCGGGCTGGCGCGGGGAGGCGGACGCCATCGCCACTAACGCCGATCTGATGCACAGCTATCGCGACCTGCTGGGCCATCATCCGCGTGGGGCAAAGCAGGGCGAGAAGCTGGCGCAAAAACGCTGGTCGCCCAGCCTTTTCGTGCTGCATTTCGGCATCAAGGGTAGTTGGCCCGGCATCCCGCATCACATGATCCTGTTCGGGCCGCGTTATGAAGGGCTGCTCACCGACATTTACGATCATGGCGTGCTACCGCAGGATTTCTCGCTCTATTTGCATCACCCGACCGTCACCGATCCGTCGATGGCGCCGGATGGGCATTCGACCTTCTATGCGCTCGCCCCAGTGCCGCACATGGGCAAGCTGCCGATCGACTGGGACCAGTTCGGCCCGGCCTATGCCGAACGCATATTGGACGAAATCCAGCATCGCCTGATTCCCGACATCCGATCGCGTATCGTGACGCAGTTCCATTATGCGCCCAGCGACTTTGGCCGTGATCTGAACGCACATATGGGCAGCGCCTTCAGCCTGGAGCCGTTGCTGACGCAAAGCGCCTGGTTCCGCGCGCATAATCGCGACGATGTCATTCCCAACCTCTATCTGGTAGGGGCCGGCACCCATCCCGGCGCGGGCATTCCCGGCGTGGTGGGCAGCGCCAAGGCGACCGCGGCGCTGATGCTGGATGACTTGAAATAAGGGCGCGGCCCTACGGACGGACATAATGAAAAGACTGGCAGTCTATTGCGGATCGGCGACCCCCGCCGACCTTACCTATATCGATGCGGCACGGCATGTCGGCCGCACTTTGGCGGAGCGCGGCATCGGCGTCGTCTATGGCGGCGGACGCCTCGGCCTCATGGGTGCGGTGGCGGACGCCGCGCTGGAGGCAGGCGGCGAGGTGATCGGCGTCATCCCCGAAGCGCTGGTCGGCGCTGAGGTCGCCCATCGCGGCTGTACCGAATTGCACGTCGTCCAGACCATGCACCAGCGCAAGCAGCTCTTCACCGACCTTTCGGATGGCTTCGTCACGCTGCCCGGCGGCGTCGGCACGATGGACGAATTGTGGGAAGC from Sphingobium sp. HWE2-09 includes:
- a CDS encoding histidine phosphatase family protein — encoded protein: MRRLFIIRHGNTFTSSVDARRVGARTDIPLVASGRDQADHLGRWFADQNLPIARLLSSPLLRARETADRIAAATGHASDGTRAWLGEIDHGPDEGQPESDVLARIGAQALADWDERGIAPDGWIVDADARIAAWRVFFTEAGEGADLLVTSNGAARFALIAAGLPLASLKLRTGAFGELLVDDNGTVTLACWDERPL
- the dmeF gene encoding CDF family Co(II)/Ni(II) efflux transporter DmeF, with the protein product MTMHDDHHHDHDHGGHRHADAMAAPLNADTGSDDGEESHYFDHIYLSAGHDQNAKRTIWVVWLTAATMVVEIVFGWITGSMALLADGFHMATHAGALAVAAAAYGYARRHARNPRYTFGTGKVGDLSGFASALLLGVTALFIAVESGMRLFEPIHVAFGEATLVAVVGLVINIISAVLLGHDHSHDHGHDHGNAQGHGYADNNLRAAYVHVLTDALTSVLAIGALLAGRYLGWWWMDPAVGLLGAAVIARWAWGLMKDTAAILLDTAEPALMATVRRVAEGEGATIRDLHVWRIGPHAHAAIISLAPGADAPRVRAKVRALPRMEHVTVECG
- a CDS encoding metal/formaldehyde-sensitive transcriptional repressor: MHIVADREKLLARVRRIAGQVAAVERQLSGDAGCSETLQLVASVRGAVGSLMEELIEQHMREHVARPGLSDAARQAATEEMLALIRRYGK
- the crtY gene encoding lycopene beta-cyclase CrtY, with the translated sequence MKTDLDCDLAIIGGGLAGGLIALAFAALRPDVRLLLVEQGDRPGGNHIWSFFDGDVAPADRWLVDPLIAHRWPQGHSVHFPGYQRDLATPYNSVSTVQFAVALERALGDRLLTGTTVQKVGPQSVKLADHCTIRASAVIDARGAGDLSALRCGWQKFVGHTLSLDAPHGVDRPIIMDATVDQIDGYRFVYLLPWDDRTLFIEDTYYSDTPDLDVPALDARIAAYAQAKGWHGDIVHREQGVLPVVHGGDFDLYWPKDDPVARAGVRAGLFQPMTGYSLPDAVRFALWLADQPLDGLPVATRAYARAHWRRGGYYRLLGKMLFGAAAPDQRWRIFARFYRLAPDLIQRFYAGRSSMTDRLRILCGRPPVPIRDAMRTLWNPPA
- a CDS encoding phytoene desaturase, with the translated sequence MTNRTAIVIGAGFGGLALAIRLQSAGIDTTLVEGRDRPGGRAYMWEKDGFTFDAGPTVITDPDCLAELWRLSGHDMAQDVTLMPVSPFYRLNWRDGTNFDYSNDEAALRAEIAKLDPGDVAGYDRFCDYAAGVFEEGYRKLGSVAFLDFASMIKAAPSLAKYQAWRSVYSVVASHVKNEKLREALSFHTLLVGGNPMKTSAIYALIHKLEKDGGVWFAKGGTNRLVQGMATHFERLGGTLRLGDPVTRIETYGDKATAVHTASGWRGEADAIATNADLMHSYRDLLGHHPRGAKQGEKLAQKRWSPSLFVLHFGIKGSWPGIPHHMILFGPRYEGLLTDIYDHGVLPQDFSLYLHHPTVTDPSMAPDGHSTFYALAPVPHMGKLPIDWDQFGPAYAERILDEIQHRLIPDIRSRIVTQFHYAPSDFGRDLNAHMGSAFSLEPLLTQSAWFRAHNRDDVIPNLYLVGAGTHPGAGIPGVVGSAKATAALMLDDLK
- a CDS encoding LOG family protein is translated as MKRLAVYCGSATPADLTYIDAARHVGRTLAERGIGVVYGGGRLGLMGAVADAALEAGGEVIGVIPEALVGAEVAHRGCTELHVVQTMHQRKQLFTDLSDGFVTLPGGVGTMDELWEAISWAQLGYHSKPVGLLNVAGFYDQLIGFNRQMVEAGFIRAQHAGIMIHADSIEGLVDSMAAYQPHETIFAMKAARL